CAACCACTCTGGAATTTATAAAGCACAGATCATTGGACATAAGGTGTCAACGAAAATGTTCAATGTCACTGTTTATGGTGAGTTAATTACCGAGTCAagactttatttgtgtttgacACTGATTTACAGATCTCTCTCTGTTGTCATATGTTGACTATAGGAGTCCCACAGTATTTCACTTGTCTGGAATAAGCATTTGATtaatataaactataaatatgaatatagtgTTAATTATAACACTATatataaatgacaaatataataaatgtcaatTACAATGTTGCCTGTAGTTATTTAAAgtaatagttcactcaaaaatgaaaattagctgtttgaaatgaatgaaaatgaaaatttgtttgtttctttagtGGAACAGATTTAGAGAAATTCAGCATTGCATTACTTGCTCACCGATGGATCCTCTGTAGTGAATGGGTGCTGTCAGAATGAGCGTTAATGTGgattatatttacattacaattacatgttttttttgtgatgaagtgttgggttggccAAACCACAAGCAGTTTTGTCtttgcaaggttgagttgaaTGACCTTCATCCAGCCAGAAATGTCTGTCAGGCAGTCTGTCAGAGATGCGAGCAGCTACGCTCAGATCATCCagagaggtagagttgtgtatcatcagcatagcagtgataAGAAAAGCCATGTTTTcgaatgacagatcctagtgatTACATGTAGATGGAGAACAGAAGTGGTCCAAacactgagccctgaggcaccCCAGTAGCTAGATGTTGTGACTTCGACACTTCACCTCACCCCTCCACGACACCCTGAAGGATTATTAATTGGATTAATAATTGCGTTAATTTCTCAGTAATTTCACAGTAGGACTTCTCTTGTATATAACTGCACTCGCagaaatttactgtaaaatctACAGTAATTTACTGCCAATTTCAGTCATGTTTTTACagttgtactgtaaaaaaaaaccttggtttTACTGTGAGTTTacagtattgttattattattattatttgtttagtgtcaccattgttgtgttttgtagTATTGATGTCTGTGTATCATTAGGTGAtgtttataagaaaaaaaagtcttgtgTTGCAAGATGATGTCacatctttcaaaaataaaaatctacaaACAGTTATGAATTTGAAATAAGATATTGGCAAATCTTCATGCTGAAATAATGCTAAAACGAAATTATATTCTTGCTAAGAATAGTTTGACTAACTTGGCTGAATGTGAATATACAAGGTTCAAGATCGCAAGCAAGaggaacactgatcaccattatggtgacttcaaaacaATTACAGTACTAAACAATTCAATTCCTTACAGTGGCATGGATAAAGACAACTTTATCATGTGAATTCAGAGTAAAACAAGAGCAGTAAGTTACTGTGATGTCAGCATCATTTTGCTGTTGATTAACAGTAATTCATAAGAAAATGACCCAGCATGCattaatttcactgtaaatttctgactacattaatttattgtaaaataaaacttgCAGCTGATTTGATTTATACTGATTTTTCTAATCTTTTGTAGCTCATCTTCCTGTTCCTGTCATCACCAGAGActgttcatcatcatcatcatcatgttcattggtgtgttcagctgtgaatgtgagtcatgtgactctctcctggtacaaaggaaacaatttattgtccagcatcagtgtgtctgatctcagcagcACCGTCTCTTTACatctggaggtggaatatcaggataaaaacacctacagctgtgtgctgaacaatctcatcagcaaccagactcaacatctggacatcaGTGAACTCTGTCAGATACGTTCAGGtgatattagtttttatttacttaaGTCAGCAGCATATTATTAGTCattttattagtcatgtttattgcTCTTTTATTTCCTCAGACTCAGACTCTGACTGTATCTGCTGTTGTGATTCTACTAAAGCTGTGATCCAATTGGTCCTCTCTGCTCtggtgggcgtggctactgttgttgttttgggTTTTGACATCACATCCAGAAGAGCTGAACAGAAAAGAAGAACTCAGAATTCAACATCAGTCCTACTCTGATTCTctattaaaacaacaataatcTATTTTTTATCATTCTGATTTTGctcctcttcctctctttctgagcattttggatttttttttttttcttttacaaaggaataaaatgtatttttatatgcaCTGTTTATAACTTAAGTATAGACAGTGTGTTTATAGCTTTTTCTAGGAAACTGGTATAACTGAAGTCTGTATACTGAAGCCGTTCATCTCATGTGAGTGTCATATTAAACATACTGGTCAACAGTGTTCTTTACCTCAGGTAAAAgaccttttaaatgcaaaataaattgtGCACTTCAAAGAATATTAAacgtaaaatacaaaatatctgCATTTTATTATGTCATGTGTCATTAATTCTCCAGTAGACTATTCAACAGTTAAAGGCTTGCAAAATATTGGGCAGTGCCTGTTCAttaaatatgattaatattGCTGTTGGTATATGAGCAAGGTGAtaagtgtttcatttttttgtttgcctAAGCAGTTTTACAATGGCATGCTGATTTTAAGTACCTTCTATAGATGGGAACATAACTTaggaaataataaaaagaaaggcGTCATGATTAAGCGTCATTAGacaacaaataataattgaGAATAATTTAGCCTTActgacattttaatttaataacattttaaaataaagtgaggCATCAAGTGGGCGGGGCCAGTCGTGACTTTTCGCTCTCATTGGATTATGAATTCTTCAGCGCTGATCCTTGCGAAAGAACATCCACGCCTTAATAATTCACGCGCGTGTCGAGACGCTGTTTGTTTAACCTGACGAAAGCAGGATTAGCAGATCCGGGTGCAGCTTTCGTTAAAAAGCCCGATATCATCACCATCATCGCCAGTGGAGCTGACATTGTCTTCTTTATTGATAACATCAAggagctttaatttatttcgTCCTTTGGTGTGCTACCTGAGGTGGATGTATCGCCAGGTGCTCGTGCTCGCGGTGTTCGCCGCTATTCTATGCGGGTTTCCAGCATCATGCGCTCGTAATTTAAATTACAGACCAATCATCGGTAAGAATAAAAGTGATTCTTTGAGGTGGATTCAAgcgatttctgtctttttttaacGTGGTACTTACGGGTAAAGTAGTGTATGGTAGGTGATACTAAGATATTACATCTACTATTTTTGCGATGTCATgcgatttattattttatttatttattatctatCGGAGCATCTCTGCAGCTCAGTTGCTGGAACGTTCTCGTTTCTTCTAGATTATTTTTAACTCTTCAATGCTTTGCCACGGCAACACGTAATGGGGTTTAAACATATGGTTGGAGACCACCTAACCTTgctgacaaaaaagaaaatgcttaaACAAGTCAGTGGTTAACTGGCCTGTTATCTTGTCCAAATTAGTAATGTTTGATGTTTTCGAGGGGTTGTGGGCTCTTGTGGTTGTTAAACCAGCTGCTAAACGCCAGCGTGATTTCAAGAGGAGCTATATGtagcttgtttttgtttttttcttcactaGTTAAATCCCCTTTTTTCtatcttttgtgtttcaggAATTTTAGCCCAGGAAAACCTAGAGGACGACCCTCATGCACAGGGATCTTCTTATATAGCTGCATCATATGTGAAACACTTGGAGTCAGCTGGTGCCAGGGTTGTACCAATCCGGTACGTTCAACACAAGCAACAtgctattaataaaaaaataaagaatacacacagataaatatgtttgtttgcagCATAAATCGCACAGAGGAGGAGTATGAAAAACTATTCAACGCAATAAATGGGTGAGTGTTTCTGAATAGTTTGACATATGCTGGCAGAAATGTAGAGCCAGAAAGAAAATAGTGCAGAGTGCTTTTCTATCTGTATTAGATTATGGTGATCTGATCTACAGTCATTCAGCAGTTGGTAAAATTTCTTCCTCTTTTCATGCTCTCTGGGCATGGAACgaattgcaaaaaataactgagaaaaatacAGTTCCTCCTTTGAAGACCtatacccctggtttcacagacaaggcttaagctagtcctagactaaaatgcatattgtagccgttttaactgaaagcaacttgcactgacatatcttcaaatatgtcagtgccattgttttgtctcaagatgcacactagTGATGTTTTTCTCtagggcatgtttataaaagctacttaaattcCCTAATTgaggcttaatcctggcttagtctaagccctgtctgtgaaaccaggccttaaagttttaaaagtaaaggAAAACATGTGCTtctgtcttaaaggattagttcactttaaaatgaaatttactcaccctcaagccatcctagatgtatatgactttcttttttctgatgaacacaatcacagaaatattaataaatatcctgatgcattcaagctttataatggcagtaagcgttaccaaacaagtatgagctgaagaaagtgtctccatccacatccatccatcataaacatactccacacagctccagaggggttaataaaggccttctgaagcgaagcgatgcaatgcatttgtgtaaaaaaaaaaaaaatccatatttagcaagttatgaagtaaaatatctagcttctgccagaccgcctttcgtattcaacttacgaagaaagtgaaaactctagcagttcaaaaagcttacgctacgtcctacgccttccctattcaagttacggaaaaagcttaactgatgtgacgccagtttacaGTTTCTTCGTAGCTTGAATACAGAATGCAGTcgggcggaagctagatattttacttcattacttgttaaatatggatatttttcttacacaaacgcgtCGCTTCGCTtcattaaccctccggagccgcgtggaatatgtttatgatggatggatgtggatggagacactttcttcagctcatacccattgatccctatcactgccattataaagctcgtaTGCgttagaatatttattaatatttctccgattatgttcatcagaaacaagaaagtcatatacacctaggatggctagagggtaagtaaagcttgggctaattttcatttgaaagtgaactaatcctttaaaccagGGCTCTCTGGAAGAAGAGATTGTGTTATCTCAATGAGATGTTCCACGCTaagtaatgaataaataaaaataaacgtgGTAGCTGGTCTTTAGCTTGTCCAACTAGAGAACAGATACCATGTTACAAAACTGCTTGTATTTCAAACTGGATTTTCCAAAAGGGTTTTTGATTCACCTTTAATCTGCTGATTGTTAACTGTTTTTACCTGGTTAGTTTGTTGCTACCTGGAGGGAATGTGGACATTGAAAAGTCTCAGTTTACCAGAGTGGCGAAGATTTTCTATGAACTTGCAATAaaggtatgttaaaaaaaatagtcataTGTGAAAATTTGTTTGAATTGATCTGAATGTACGTTGAGGGTTCTTCTTTATGATCTACAACAGGCTAATGATGCTTCGGATTATTTTCCGATCTGGGGCACCTGCCAGGGCTTGCAGCAGCTCACGGTTCTGACCAGCAACAAGAACTTGTTGACCTTGACCGACACCAAAGCAGTCACCCTACCGTTGACCTTCAGCCCAGGTTGGTAACCCTGTGTTTTCCACCATTTTGGAATGGCAAACTCTACAGCACTGTTGACAATTAATGGGTGGAAACATATAATAATGCATACTTTTATTGTATAAGTTTTTATAAGCATATATGTTCAGTTATTAACAAGATGATAAACTAGCGGACAGTCGCTGAGTTAAACATGCAACATGAGGATGTGGCTAACTACTCTTATACATTTGCAACACTTTTTCTAATCTTGTGCAATTTTCATGTTCTTCATTATGAGCCTGTTTacacacctggtattaagatgcattttggtcaatcGATTACAAGTGGACGGTGCTTAATACAGCTTCAAAACATTTTCGACCCTGCTTAGGCCAATATTTAGGTCTAAGCAggatctaaaatgttttgagcttgtccactttcagaggtagtcaaaaacgcATTCAACAGGATTGCTTTGTAAACGCTCGTGTGGTCGAACAATACAAAACACCGCCTACTAGTGTGGTCAAAAGTACCAACCGCGATACCAAGTCAggactgaaattttaaaaatgtgacgctttgagctcTGTTGAGaagattcataaacacctctgattggcctttgtgttgaggcactcatcagatatgtctgtgattggctacaatgatcagagcacgggagcgtttgaaagcacacggaagggTTTGAATTTGAaggcaggcgtctatcagcggaccgaTTCGCTAATAGaagcctgctttcaaacgcttccgagtgtaagcgctcggtgaagagcttCATTGATAACTAGTAACaacgttgatcattgtagccaatcacagacatatatgttgagtgAGTGAaccacagtggccaatcagaggtgtttacgaatccactcaacagtgctcaaagcatcacatttttttaatatttcagtaccgacttggtatctcGGTTGGTACTTTTGACCACACTACCGCccactctccgcctactgacctaatatgtaaacattatgggaagcgtgctagccagacgggatttaaaatttgtcagctgaagactaaagtttggtttgaagaagaaaaacataccaagcacaatgttctctaaccattcctgatttaaaacacacactcacagcgttcagctggtcttgcggctgtcagagcagaaacgaaagctgatgctctctgtatgtttttgtcATCTCTGATCGCGTTCATATATGTAAAATGTGCAGGCTTATTTTATCCATTAGATGGAAAGGTCtaaaaaagcccatacatttacccacccacaGACCCTCCGCTCGAGGAAAAattcaggacagaagtggttgaaagtggactaaagagacggattaaaacaccaggtgtaaacagggcctatatGTAGATGAACCACTATAAACTAGTTGAAAGTCAAATGACAGATATTTCTAACCACAATTTGTGTTGTCTGGTTTACCAATTTTGTGCATCAGCTATAGTTAATGCTTGGTCAATGATTTCGATTGATTACAGGAGCCCAAAACAGCAGGTTGTTCAAAAAATTTCCAAAGGATGTTCTTCAGTCTCTGGCAGAAGAAAACATCACGTCTAATTTCCACAGCTGGAGCTTGTCCATGCAGGTaccaatttcatttttttttttttttttaaatgcatatgaGAATTATTGTCAGAAGTAATTTCACAATGCATAAAATGGAGCAACAGAACCAACATTTAAACCAGGAACGTTGACTTCTGTATTTCCCACAGTACTGCTTTTTGCATACTGATTAGTCACTGTATATTCACTGTATAAACATGATTTGCTCTTACAGAATTACAGTGGCAATGCCAAGCTGAAGCGTTTTTATCGAGTCCTGACCACAAACACAGATGGCAGGAAAGAGTTCATTTCCACCATGGAGGGTATGAATGTCGCTCTGTACATCACAGAGCAcctctttgtgtgtgtatctgtgtgatATAACCCATTGTTCAGACAGTCTCACGGTCGGCTGATCCTCATTAAACTGATTTCAcgccagtggtgtagtctacgtgatacGCAGGTATACGCCGTATACGCACTAGGAAAGGTCAAGGATTTCCGTATACCCACTTAAAAAAGCGCGAGGATACAtaaccatccaataaatcacaataagatTTGTAGtttgttgcttttgacatgaaacaaagtcATATTTAAAATTCTGCCCATTTTACTtcgaaataaataaacataaataccattttggcactctttaatgtgacgtgaccgATCACAGTGCCTCAGTTGAAGAGAAGCGGCAGCGTGAAGCGCACGTAAATTGAtcatctcctccgctttaataccagttacagcgcgaaataaacatgaatgaacatctcaaggtatgttaaaagatacactacaacttaccgaaatccgtatcatgccTCGTGTAATTGCTTCATCTGTGTTTTAACTGCGGAAAGACGTTaataacagcttgtaaacaatgtcacataatgTCACAAAATTTAGGCTACCTCAGAACAAatatattcagtgaccataaccttgttagtcagctagaaaaattaactctagagaggagcatttagctaaatatatgcactgtattacatattaattataatttttaatgttcttcagtagcctatattatgcacgtttgaataaatccgtcaagttgacagccactgtttaaatgttaatatttaaaaaaaaaacgaatttgagtagaaataatttaagttagtaggcctattataactttattattataaaaagtgtaatttaagtttgtgtacaaatcagttcattttaaccttcaatattaatgtagtaccaactgattcccatttatattttacagcataagtttagagatttttttttttttttttttctcttgagaaaatttgcctgtactgtacctgatatacagtatttcCAAAATAACTGATCTAGAATCGAATAGCAAGTTAGTGAATTGAAATGCATGACTATGAtgacagactggcaggaaatgttGCAAAACAGTGCACCATTTTCAAACCATCCAAACGGGGTGATATTATGACATACTGATAAGCCTCATCTTTCCATTATTGTTATAATAGTTGAaacttgcactcttaaatgtgcattgaaactTGCCAGTTGATGATAACCTATTTATATAACATCTAATAAGGCTAAATGTAGATCTTATCTGGCTGAGTTAGTTGGTGATTGACACTAAACAGTAGAAGATCAGTCcagctgtaaatgtcattggctgttaaagtcttgtgttgcttataataaattgacatgttgataacacacacataagcaGTCTTTCAAAATGCTCTCAATAATGTAGCCTAGATCACATGCATACTATATGCATTAGTGAGTGTGGTGGTGCTTATGGGGTGTCGCTCAGGGATGGGTGAGTATGAGGCTGGGAGGGAAAAATTGCGGTATACTCGCTACAAAaaactagactacaccactTTTTCACCCATAATACTGTGATGTAGTAAACTAACTGCTCTGTTTTACATTTAGAAGTACATATTGGATTGTTCACATTTTTAGCAAGTGTTTATATACTTGTCTGTGAATTATATCCAAAAATGTTTGATGAACCTCTGTCATATATCCTGTAGCGTCTCGATATCCCTTCTACGCTGTGCAATGGCACCCAGAGAAAAGCCCGTTTGAGTGGATTGAGAAAGCTGGTATGGTGCACACCCCCTCAGCTATCAAAGCCAGTTTCTACACTGCCCACTTCTTTGTTTCTGAAGGTTGGTTGTGTAAAAAATAGAAGTTGCAATGCTAACTTGACCTTCTTTTACccttttaattttacttaacttgGTGTTAAAACgtttgttttgaaaacagttgacatTCTGACCACTGAAATATGTATCGTCTTTTTCAGCAATGAAAAACCATCATCGTTTTTCTTTGCAAAGTGAGGAGGAAAAGGCTCTGATTTACAACTATCAGCCCGTCTTCAAAGGCCTGGACAGCATCTTCTTACAAAATTACTACTTCGATTAAGTGTTCAAGTCATTGCTCTTGGTATTCACCATGgcaagaaaattattttttaattttgtttttaatgtttttatttctttcctCACActttgccaaaattttatgtttgGAATGCTGGGatgtattttaatgttcatGCTTCTAATGTAGCTCTTGATTGTAGATTCTGGATGTGATGTGAAGTGTTCTAGAATCATCATGACTGAATGTATTAAAGCAGTTATATCCAATTCAGAAGAATCTTCTCGTGCCATCGTTTAGAAGTTAAACTCTGTCATCGTTCACAGAGCTCACAAGCATGATCAATGCGATGTTAAAATGTCCTATtgctttatacattttaagtaaaataaaatggatttaaactgttttaactGGTCAATTTATATGTGAAGTCCAGTAGGGGGCAGCAGTGACCTTTCAAACTTTATGGTGCGTTACAAAATACCGGACAAGCCttctcaaaacatttatttatttagcttttttaaGAGATGGGATAACATAAAAATACCAGAAAACAACGAGATCTAAATCTCCTTACAATCAGATACATAAAGCAGTTTGAGGTACAAAATCAAAATGGGAGAAGTGCAAATTTGCTAATAGCTCTCGTACCAGGACAGAACGGTACAAAACAGAAGCATTCAACAGCGTTCTACACGGGCGTCAAACTCTCCTACATCAAGGCTtattaaagaaacaaaaatgcatGTACGTTATATAGAGCGTTCTGGAGTACTAACCATTTAAATCTGTTTAACAAGAACTGTTCACGTTTGATAAATTGTGTACAATCAGTTTGACCCCCGACATGTGCATAGACTTATATACAATGTTTCATGCACTTAAAATGAGTAAAGAATAGccttttttttatctattgtGACAAATAGACTGTACCATAAACAAGATAACCACCATGAAGATAGctaatttaacacttttttgatcgttttcttttgcttttaaaaacactgaaaacatgTAGAAAACAAAGAAATCGTTACCTAGCGCCATTCGACACATTTCTATATTAAAGATTCTTTTGTAAGAAGAACCTTGTTCTGCTTTGGATGCCGTTGGTGCTGAGCAacgttaaaggtgcaatatatatatataaaaaaattaacaaatagcGACATTAATCCAGTACAGAGCAGCCATTCCGATCGATGCGCAATAAAAGAGCAAGGCAGGTAGGCGTCCATCCAGCATTCAGCATGTAAAAACACAATATGCAGCCTGCTAAACAGTAAATACttgcattaaaataagtaaaattcaGAATGACTGATTATAGTGTATTATTAGAGATACACTGTCTACATCttcaagaaaacaacaaaaaaatccttGGTACAATCTTTTTCTCTGTCTTCAAGTACATTAGTGTTTTTCtgtaattcactcaaaaatgaaaattcatttaatcaccttcatgtcgtttcaaacctgtaggTCATTTTtctatgaaataacattttaaaggtgcagtgtgtaaaatttaggaggatctattgacagaaatgcaataaaatatacataactatgttttcagtggtaaagaccttacataatgaacagttatgtttttattaccttagaatgagccatttctatctcatacaccgtGGGTCACCTAAAGCCCGAagcacaccaagccgacgctgacgaactagtggcgacgaaagcagactgcggggttggctcacgtcggcagcgtctgggtccaaagttgccgacacaccaaaccgacgctcgacagccgATGGCCAAGTAGTACGTCCATTCTgtgcctgcgtaagaagaaatgcctttccgtaccagcaggtggcagtagctgaacagtcaatcagaatgatcagatagCCTGACTGATCGACGAGCTCCGACACCGATTCAATGCCgaatcggccaaaaaaaaaaaaaaaagccaatggACTGCTTTACAGAGTGTGCTTCATCACTATGTTCTTGTTtatagaggcagcttgcattgTCACTACATTGAATacgaagtagtagtagtagtagtagtagtagtagccatctggtttattagaagcagagaccgttctttgttagaaaaagaaacctcattgcttgactggctactctctgctgtcttagacgacatctttgtcttgtATCGGCCAGACGGCAACCGTAGCTTCTCTTTGTCAGGGGTTTTCAACCTTTTAGGACACGCGCCCTCCTACGTTTATCTAATATCACTTGCGGTTTGCAACCTCactgctagatgccgctaaaatttacacactgcacctttaagaactTTAATGTAGTTATTTccatacaactttttttttttttttttttttttttttaaatagagatcGCGTCAGGTTCGCTGCCATTGGTCATCAGGGGTATCTtacaaaaaatagtaaaaagcTACAGAATGACTTTAGAAGTCTTGTAATACAGCACATAATAAGCcaaatattcaacttttttggaaCTTGACGTGGTCACTATAAACCGTTAATTGTATGTAAATTCTAGTGGGGGTTTTTTCCACAGAAAAATTAAccgtttggaacaacatgtggTTGAGTAAAAcgaaatatttcatgtttaggAGTGAACTATTGCTTAAACAGTGCAAGAAACAATTTccttataacatttttaaacatgattGTTTGACACATTCGATTTAAATAAATTCCAATGGTTAGCTCCTGCACTGAAAATTGTCCCATATCACACAAGTCGCATTTTAAAGCACTTTAGTCCGTTTGAATTTAGTGATGCAGATAAAGAAAAACGTCATACAAGCCAAAAGACATCACATTTTAAACAGCAGACGTTTCGAAAAAGCTTGAAAATGTTTTCTGCCTCCATAGTCATTAATGCGATGCTGCTTTCCCATGCCGTTTGCTGATTGTTCCCGGGATTAAAGGTGAGTATCTTCCTCTTGGTTGTCTTCCTCGTCTTTCCCGGGCTTATTGACGAGCACCTGCCAACCGCTTCCTCCGTCCCCTCCCGCCGTCACACCATTGGCACTGtgtttcttctcctgcatctctgattggctgtcgcTGGTTACGTCCAGTGTGGGGTTGTCATGGCAACCGTTCTCCACAAAGTGGAGCTCTTCGCCTCGCGACTTGATACACGACATAAACCAGAAGAGACAAACCAAAAACCAAGATAAATAGTTAATTAATCTGAACCCAAAGCTTCACTCAGAGAATGT
The DNA window shown above is from Ctenopharyngodon idella isolate HZGC_01 chromosome 10, HZGC01, whole genome shotgun sequence and carries:
- the LOC127519856 gene encoding uncharacterized protein LOC127519856, whose amino-acid sequence is MVHVFVLFYLCWLCLVGVFGAETESVSVMEGDSVTLHTDTEIQKDDLILWRFGTEDSPMAEVNSSAQIISISGSTEGFKDRLHLDPQTGSLTVRNIRTNHSGIYKAQIIGHKVSTKMFNVTVYAHLPVPVITRDCSSSSSSCSLVCSAVNVSHVTLSWYKGNNLLSSISVSDLSSTVSLHLEVEYQDKNTYSCVLNNLISNQTQHLDISELCQIRSDSDSDCICCCDSTKAVIQLVLSALVGVATVVVLGFDITSRRAEQKRRTQNSTSVLL
- the zgc:171566 gene encoding zgc:171566 — encoded protein: MYRQVLVLAVFAAILCGFPASCARNLNYRPIIGILAQENLEDDPHAQGSSYIAASYVKHLESAGARVVPIRINRTEEEYEKLFNAINGLLLPGGNVDIEKSQFTRVAKIFYELAIKANDASDYFPIWGTCQGLQQLTVLTSNKNLLTLTDTKAVTLPLTFSPGAQNSRLFKKFPKDVLQSLAEENITSNFHSWSLSMQNYSGNAKLKRFYRVLTTNTDGRKEFISTMEASRYPFYAVQWHPEKSPFEWIEKAGMVHTPSAIKASFYTAHFFVSEAMKNHHRFSLQSEEEKALIYNYQPVFKGLDSIFLQNYYFD